A single window of Nitrospiria bacterium DNA harbors:
- a CDS encoding TetR/AcrR family transcriptional regulator has translation MYINDMANPHTESEARRRILDTARELFYRSGYRATGINKIIRKSGVAKATFYAHFPSKESLAFAYVESMNREESLLMEKYLERFPGPYEKLIGLIESLIPWSRERDYRGCAYLNISSEITDPANPVRRESKEHYLAVRRLVGRLMKELKKAGGASWRNRDTEQAADDFVLILSGALAMAQIYHNPEPFRDAVRAVKRLLR, from the coding sequence GTGTACATTAACGACATGGCCAATCCCCACACAGAGAGCGAAGCGCGCCGGCGGATCCTCGACACCGCCCGGGAGCTTTTCTATCGCAGCGGGTATCGCGCGACCGGGATCAACAAGATCATCCGAAAGTCCGGCGTCGCCAAGGCTACGTTTTACGCGCACTTTCCCTCCAAGGAATCCCTGGCCTTCGCCTATGTGGAGTCCATGAACCGGGAGGAGAGCCTCCTCATGGAGAAATACCTCGAGAGGTTTCCGGGACCGTACGAGAAGCTCATCGGACTCATCGAGTCCCTCATCCCCTGGTCGCGGGAGCGAGACTACCGGGGCTGCGCGTACCTGAATATATCCTCCGAAATCACCGATCCCGCCAACCCGGTGCGCCGGGAAAGCAAAGAGCACTATCTCGCGGTGCGCCGACTGGTCGGACGGTTGATGAAGGAGCTTAAGAAGGCCGGGGGCGCGTCTTGGAGGAACCGCGATACGGAACAGGCGGCCGACGACTTCGTGCTGATTCTTTCGGGGGCCTTGGCCATGGCCCAGATCTACCACAATCCGGAGCCGTTTCGGGATGCGGTCAGGGCGGTCAAGCGCCTGCTTCGCTGA
- a CDS encoding class I SAM-dependent methyltransferase: MNPNKALWEKGDFTRIAALMRESGEAVVKSLGITTPLRALDLGCGDGTTAVPLARLGAEVVGIDIARNLVEAGKKRAAEAGLRRLTFQEGDATNLQGVRDHSFDLTLSVFGAMFAPRPFDVAKEMVRVTKPGGRVVMGNWIPDDPTSFVSQLLKISSSFTPPPPEGCVSPMTWGVDTHITERFGRAGVPKEKISMVKDTYHFISPDKSPADLVESFRRYYGPTMNAFEAAEKSGKVEELHGQLLDLVKAQNQSTNGGTSIPATFLRVTARL; this comes from the coding sequence ATGAATCCAAACAAAGCGTTGTGGGAGAAAGGCGACTTTACCCGGATTGCCGCCTTGATGAGAGAATCCGGAGAGGCCGTCGTTAAATCGCTCGGGATTACGACGCCGCTGCGGGCATTGGACCTCGGCTGCGGCGACGGCACGACGGCGGTTCCGCTGGCCCGTTTGGGGGCGGAAGTCGTCGGAATCGATATTGCCCGGAACCTCGTTGAGGCCGGGAAAAAAAGGGCGGCGGAGGCGGGTCTCCGCCGGCTGACATTTCAAGAGGGAGATGCCACCAACTTGCAAGGGGTTCGCGACCATTCCTTCGATTTGACGCTTTCCGTATTCGGCGCCATGTTCGCCCCCAGGCCTTTCGACGTCGCCAAGGAGATGGTCCGGGTCACAAAACCCGGCGGCCGCGTTGTGATGGGCAACTGGATCCCCGACGATCCGACTTCCTTCGTTTCGCAGCTTCTGAAAATCAGTTCGTCGTTCACGCCTCCGCCTCCGGAAGGCTGCGTCAGTCCGATGACCTGGGGAGTGGATACGCACATCACCGAGCGTTTTGGTCGGGCCGGAGTGCCCAAGGAAAAAATATCCATGGTCAAGGACACCTACCATTTTATATCGCCCGATAAAAGTCCGGCCGATCTCGTCGAATCGTTTCGACGATACTATGGGCCGACCATGAACGCGTTCGAGGCCGCCGAGAAGAGCGGAAAAGTGGAGGAACTCCACGGCCAGCTTTTGGACCTGGTGAAAGCGCAAAACCAGAGTACCAACGGCGGCACTTCAATCCCGGCCACGTTCTTGCGGGTGACGGCTCGCCTTTGA